The genomic window TTATGCAATTTTTATTTGGGGTTCCCTCATCTACTCCATCGAAATGATTACGCAAAAGTTCCGATTTACAAGAGGGCTACTAGAAGGCTCCCCTTCTATTATTATCGCTAAGGGTCGGATTCAATTTGATGAGCTGCGCAAAAATAAACTAGACTTAAATCAGCTTCAGCACTTATTAAGGGAAAAAGGCGTTTTTTCGATCCGAGAAGTCCAATATGGTATCTTGGAAACAAATGGAACGGTCAATATTCAGCTCAAACATGCTTTTCGTTCACCATCAAATCAAGATATGGCGGTTGAAGGTGTTGACCAAAGCTTACCTGTTCCTCTCATTATGGACGGAGAAATTATTTATGAAGGACTAAAAAAAATCAAAAAAACAGAAGGCTGGTTACATGAACAAATTCACAAAAGAGGCTTTCCTTCTCATAAAATGATTTTTTATGCCGAGTGGCTTGACGATCAGCCACTTTTCATGCAGAACTATACGCCATAATTGATTGAAACTTTTGATTGAAAACGTCGTATAAAGGGTAGTAACGAGAATATAATTGTGTTCATCTCCTTTCTTTGTATACAATAGAAATAAGATGACAGAAATAAGGAGGAAACGACGATGGCAATGAGAGATGTATTAAATAATGTGTATTCTTTAGGAGTTGGAGCGGCTTCTGCTAGTAAAGAGCAAATCGAAAGAACGGTTAACGAACTTGTTCAACGAGGAGAGGTAAAACGTTCAGAATCCAATCAGCTTGTTGACGATTTAATGGAAAAAGGAAAAAAAGCACAAAAAGAAGTGGAATCAATGATTACCGAACGGGTAAAACAGTATCTTGTTTCCATGGATATTCCTACTCAAGCAGAAGTGGATGCGTTGAAAGCGAGAGTCGCTATTCTTGAGAAAACATTGGCGCAACAAGATCAAGCACAGTCAAATGATGATTAAATAGCAAGAGAGGACCGTACCAATGCTTAAAAAAAGAATGCGGTATCTATCAAGGTATCAAGATATTATTACAGCTCTTTATCACTATGGCTTTGGTCAAATTGTCCGAGACATGGGGTTGCTTGAAAGACGCAAACCTAAACGTTCTAAGAAAAAGAAAGACACTGACCTCTCTGTAGCAAAGCGAATTCGTTTATTGTTAGAGGAGCTTGGGCCTACCTTTATTAAGCTTGGTCAACTCGCGAGTACACGTGCTGATCTTTTCCCTCAGCACGTGTTAAATGAATTAGAAGCGTTGCAAGATAACGTGCCAAGCTTTCCTTATGAAGAAGCAAAAGAGATTCTTGAGCAAGAGTTGGACACCCCTATTGAACAATTGTTTCGCTCCTTTAATAAAGAACCTTTAGCAGCAGCATCCATTGGTCAAGTACATGAAGCGGAACTACCAACAGGGGAAAGTGTCGTTGTCAAAATTCGACGTCCGCATATACAACGAATTATTGAAACAGACTTGGCTATCTTAGAGGATTTGCTCCTACTAGCAGAGGAACGGGTTACGTGGGTGAAAAAATTTCGACTCATTGACTTATTTCACGAATTTGCGAGTGCTTTAAAAGAGGAGATTAATTATAAAAACGAAGCACAAAATGCCGAGCGTTTAAAACGACAATCCAAAAATCAGCCAAACATGTATTTTCCTGTTATTTATTCTGCTTATTCATCTATGAAAGTGCTCACCATGTCAAAGGTTGAAGGAACGAAAATAACTGAAGCTACATATGAAAAAGGCTATGACCAGGAACTCGTTGCAGAGCGATTTGCAACCGGTATGTTTGAGCAGATTTTTGCTCATGGATTTTTTCACGGCGATCCTCATCCAGGTAACATCTTTGTCACCAAGAACAATGATATTATCTTAATCGATTTTGGAATGGTTGGTCGCTTATCCGATGAAATGCGTCATAGTCTCGCTCTACTCGTTCAAGGGTTAAAGAGCAGACATACAGATCGAGTCATGAAAGCTTTATTTGCGATGGATATTGTTCATGAAGGAGTCGATCAAGCACGGCTCCATGACGACTTAGACTATCTTCGCTTAAAGTACTACGATGTTCCGATGGCAGAAATATCTATCGGTGAAGCGGTTCAAGACTTATTTACCGTCGCTAACCAGCATGATTGTTTAATTCCTCCAGACTTGACGATGCTAGGAAAAGCGCTTTTAGCTGTTGAATCGATTGTTTCACATATTGCTCCATCCATTGCGATTATCGATATTGTTGAACCATTCGGGAGAATGTTAATTAAGGAGCGTTACGATCCAAGACGATTTGCACGTAAAATGCAAAAGGAGTCACAGGACAGCCTTGAAACCATTCGTCTTCTGCCAAAAGACCTAAGCCAGACATTAAAAGAAATTCGAGATGGGAAATTAAAAGTCTCCATTTCAATTGGAGAGATAAAAGATTTAATAAAAAAAGTTGACCGTATTAGCAATAAACTTGCTTTTTCGGTTGTCCTATTGTCTTTTAGTATTATTATGACGGGTGTTATTATTGGAGGATCGCTAACAGCTGAACCAACCATTCTGCTACAAATTCCCGCAATAGAAGTTGGTTTAACGATTACGTCCCTTATGTTCCTTTGGATTATTTGGGCCATCTTTCGATCAGGCCGTTTTTAGATACACAGAGAAAGTAGAAGGTTGATACTATGGTTATTGAATTTGCGATGCCAACATATTTATTTGCAGCACTTCTTGTGGTCAATATTTTATTTGCGGTCATTCTAATCTTTATTGAACGAAAAGACGCGCAAGCAACATGGGCTTGGTTACTTATTTTATTCTTTATCCCTCTTGCTGGCTTTATCATTTACATTCTACTCGGTCAAACGTTGACGAGAAGAAAAATTTTTCAATGGGAAGGGATTAAAAAAGTTGGTCTCGATCATCTAATCGAGCAACAAAAAAAAGACGTGCTTGATGCAAATTTTCGTTTTAGAAGTAATACAGTCGATGAAAATCGTGACCTCATCTATATGCATTTAATGAACAATGATGCTATTTTAACAAAAGAAAACCATATCGACATCTTTACAGATGGAGAAAAGAAATTCAATCAGCTGCTTACCGATATTCGTAACGCTAAAACGTTTATTCACATTCAATACTATATTTTTCGTTACGATGGCATCGGTAAGGAGATTATTGATGCGCTTACAGAAAAAGCGAAAGAAGGCGTAAGAGTAAGGCTTTTGTATGACGATCTAGGATCTCGATCCATGCGAAAAAAATACTTAAAAGCGTTTCGCGAAGCTGGTGGAGAAGTTGGGGTCTTCTTCCCTTCAAAATTTACAATAGTAAACTTGCGCTTAAATTTTCGGAACCACCGCAAGCTTGTTAATATTGATGGTGTTTGTGGGTATGTAGGTGGGTTTAATGTCGGTGACGAATATTTAGGGAAGAAGAAAAAATTTGGTTACTGGCGCGACACCCACTTAAGAATTGAAGGGCCTGCTCTTGCAGCGATTCAAACAAGATTTATATTAGATTGGAATCAAGCAGCAAAGGAATATCATATTTCCTACCACAGTCGCTATTTTCCTGATATCCCTCCCAACGGTAAATCGGCGATGCAAATTGTATCAAGTGGACCTGATTCTGAGTTTGAACAAATTAAAAATGGGTATTTAAAAATGATTATGGATGCTAAGAAATCGATCATCATTCAAACACCCTACTTTATTCCTGATAAGACGCTACTTGATGCCCTTCAAGTGGCAGCCCAAACTGGAATCGAAGTCAAGATTATGATCCCGAACAAGCCGGATCACATGTTTGTTTATTGGGCCACGACGTCACACATTGGTGAAATGTTAAAAGTAGGTGCAAAAATTTATATTTATGAAAATGGTTTTATTCATAACAAGGTGCTTGTTGTAGACGAACGGGTCAGCTCTGTTGGAACAGCGAATATTGATCAACGCAGTTTCAAACTAAATTTTGAAGTAAATGCCTTTATATACGATTCTTCTATTGCTAGACAGCTCATTCACGATTTCGCTGAAGACGTAAAAGTGTCCACACTCGTTACAACGGAACTGTATGAAGCTAGAGGTAAGCGTGTTCGTTTTAAGGAATCCATTTCTCGTTTGCTCTCGCCCATTTTATAGTTGTAAAACCCCCTACGTAATACAGTTAAAAGCCCTCCAACGTTGTCTTAGAGACGTTGGAGGGCTTCTTCTATTAAGCTTTTTTCCATTTTAGTTCAGTTGCTTTCCTATATCTCTCCTCAACAGCTTTCCAATTAACGACCTTCCACCAATCGCTTATATACGCTTCTCGTTTATTTTGATGCTTTAAATAGTAAGCATGTTCCCAAACATCAAGTACAAGAAGCGGAATTTGATCTTGCTGAGATAATTGCTGGTGCTTTTCAGCCTGTAGAATCTCTAGCTGTTGGCCACGAGGTGTCCATACTAGCATTGCCCAGCCGCTCCCCTCGACTTTAGCCGCAGCTGCCGTAAAGTGTTTTTGCATCTTCTCAAATGATCCAAATGAAGCCTTTATTGCCTCTAACAGTGCGCCAGCTGGCTTTCCACCGCCATTTGGCATCATCACTTCCCAAAACAATGTATGCAAGTAATGGCCCGCACCATTGAAAGCAAGCTCTCTCTCCCAATGTTTAATTAACTCGTATTGATCGTTATCCCTTGCTTTGACTAGTTCCAATTCAGCTTTATTTAAGCCATCTACATAGCTTTTGTGATGAATTTGATGATGCAGACGCATTGTTTCCTCATCGATATAGGGCTCTAATCCATTATAAGGATATGGCAATGGTGGTAATACATGATTTCCTGAACGAAGACGAGGCGTAACAGAACGTTGGTCATTCATCTTTTGCCAGACTTCATATACAACAGCAGCTACTTGATCGACATACGGGTCATTTCCTGCTATGGCTTCATGTAGCTGTGCTCGCGCATGATAGAACTGTTCAAGCAGTTCCTGATTCGTTCGATTCACTAACTCCTGCTGCTGCTCTCCCCAAAGGTGTTCTAAATGATCACACCACTGTCGAACAGCTTGTAAATGTGTCTCCAAATGCCTTCACCTACCTTTTCATTAAAACGATATGCGAAAAAGCTCGTTCTCGTGATAGCCGCCTATCCTTTCCCATAAAAAAGATGAGTCTCTTTAAAAGAGACTCATCTTTAACAACATTTATTCCTCTTCAAACTGATGGAGCTGTTCAAAAAAGAGGTCGGTATCTTCTTCTACACGATCACTTGTTAAGTCTAGTTCCGCTAGACTTGGTAAATCTTCTAATGACTCCAAATTAAAATGATCAAGGAAATAACGAGTCGTCCCAAAAAGAATGGCTCGACCCGTACCGGATACACGACCTTGTTCTTCAATAAGTAATTTTGATATGAGGGATTGAATCGCTTTATCGGATTTAACACCTCGAATATCATCAATCTCGATTCTTGTAATTGGTTGCTTATAAGCGATAATCGCCAATGTTTCAAGGGCTGCCCGTGATAAGCCCCCTTGAATAGGTGATGCTGCTAATTTTTTATACAAATCAGCATGCTCTACTTTTGTAGTCAATCGATAACGATTTCCCAGTCTTGCTAACCGAATGCCACGGTTTGATTGTTTCATGTCTTGCTTAAGTTGTTCTAAACAAGCAAGAATGTCTTCTTCTTCTGATTCTATAAGGCTTTTTAATTCTGCTAAAGAAATTCCTTCGTCTCCAACAACAAACAAAAGACCTTCCATTTTTGCCAATAATTCAGCGTTCATGCTTGTCTCCGTCCCGTAAAAAAATCGTAATCTCATCAAAACTTTGATCTTGAACACAATAGATCGTAGATGTTTTAATTAACTCTAGAATAGCTAAAAAGGATACAATCATTGATGAACGATCGTCCGGTTCAACTAAATCAGAAAATCGAGTTGGACCATATGTCTCATCTAGTTTATCGAGCAGTTCAACTATTCGCTGTTCAACAGATTGTTCTTCTGTATGTACCACTTTCGTTTTAGGTCGATTCCAGGCATTTCGTTGAAGCATCTTTTGAAACGCTCCGAGCATATCAACAAGAGTAACATTCTGAATTTGCAGCTGTCTCTCCTCTTCATCGGTTAAAAAGTGGTCTAACTCTTCTGGTTTTCTAGTATGTAGAGAATGGCGTACTTCTTCTTGATCTTTTAGATGTTTTGCTGCTTCTTTATATGTCTTATATTCGATAAGCTGCTCAACGAGCTCGTCTCTAGGATCTTCTTCTAACCATTGTTCGCTCTCATCAAATAGTTCTTCTGGCTTTGGAAGAAGCATTTGACTTTTGATTTGTAACAATGTCGCCGCCATTACGAGGTATTCACTAGCAATGTCTAACTCAAGCTCTTGCATCGTGTGGATAAAGTCTAAATACTGATCTGTAATGGTTGCAACTGGAATATCATAAATATCCACCTCAGCCTGTGAGATGAGATGCAGCAATAGATCAAGTGGCCCTTCAAATAATGGTGTCTTTACGTTATAAATCGTCATTTCTTTTCTCACCAATCATTTTATGTTAAGTATACCATAATCAATTATTAGAACCTTTTCAAGAATAAACTCGAAAGGAGTCGAATGTTTGTGTATCCACCTCATTATATAGCATTTCTTACCTATTTTCATGTTGATCGTGATTATTTTGAATGCCACGAAGTTTTAGAGTTGGAATGGAAAAAACAAGCCGATCCAGAACGCTTATCTCCATGGGTTATCCTCATACAAATTGCGGTAGCTCTTTACCATGAACGACGAGGAAACGAAAAAGGCGCAAGGATTCTCTATAATCGGGTTGAAAACCGCTTAAAGGAGCGCTGTTTCCAACTTGAAGACTTAGGAATGAATGAAAAACAAGTGCAGCAAGATATGCACGAACGCTATCATTCTGTTGGTCAAACAGCCTTTACTGATTATGAGTTACCTATACAGGACCCCGCATTGATAACGATTATCCAGCAAGCAAAACGAGCAAAAAAACCCTCTACTCTTACATATGAACAGCTCGTTCATAAACACCGTTACCCTTTCGATGAAAAGGAAAAAAGGAAGAAACCAAACTAGGTTCTCTTCCTATCTATTTATTTTAGTTCACTAGTGGACTCACTTTTTCTAGAAATATAATAATAAGCCATCCCTACAAAAACACTACCACCAACAATGTTTCCTAACGTGACAGGAACAAGATTAGCGACATAACCTGACATAGAAATCGCTTCAACACCTGGGTTGTGAAGGAGTGCTAAATGAAATAAGCCCATGTTCGCGACACTATGTTCATATCCAGATGCAAAAAATGCAAAAATAATCATAAACACAACAAATAGCTTCGCCATCTCGTTCTTCAAGCGCATTGGTGTCCAAATTGCTAAACAAACGAGCCAGTTACAAAAAATGCCTCTAAAAAACAATTCAAGCGTATCTGTCGTCATTTTTTTCTCTGTCACATAAAGTAAATAATGCCCTTCAGTCATTCCAGAAAAAATACCGGTCATATAGACAAGCCAGGCTATAAACAATGCACCCACAAGATTGCCACCATACGTCCATAACCAATTTTGAAACGTATCTTTTAACGTTGTCTTTTTTTGTAGCGTTGATACAGTGTAATAGAGAACGCTGCCTGTAAATAAGTCAGAGCCTGCATAAATGACGAGCAAAAGCGCAATTCCAAAAGCAAAACCCATTACGAGCGGTGTTAAAGCAGGAAAGCTTTGAACAATAGGATCTCCAATGATATAGACTAAAACGACTGCTACTGCAACATAGCCCCCTGCAAGCATAGCCGATAAGAAAAACGCTAGTTTACTATGTGCCAGCAACGCTCTTTTCTTTAATGCTAATGTGATAAGTTCATTTAATGTTTCTTTGTAAATCGTTCTCCCCTACTTTCTCTTAGTTGACCATTCTTTATTGTAGCTTAGGATTATCTTTAATGAGAACGAGAATATGACAATTTTCGCAATCCATTTAATGGAAAATACTCTTCTCAGAAGAACTGAAAAGAGTATTTGTGAAGAATCTTATTTAGAAAATTGCTTTGCCAAATTTGCCATTTCAATGGCTGCAGTAGCCGCTTCCCAACCTTTGTTTCCTGCCTTTGTGCCCGCTCGTTCCACTGCTTGTTCAATGGAATCGGTTGTGAGAACACCGAATATTACCGGAATACCACTCGTCATATTTAATTGAGCCACACCTTTTGATACTTCTCCACATACATAGTCAAAATGAGGTGTTGAGCCCCGAATAACCGTCCCTAGTGTGACAATTGCATCGTACTTTCCTGAATCGGCCATCTGCTTTGCCGCAAACGGTATTTCAAAAGCTCCAGGAACCCATGCAACATCCACATCGCTCCCCTGTGCCCCGTGTCGGATGAACGCATCTTGTGCACCACTTAATAATTTACTTGTAATAAATTCATTAAAACGTCCTACTACAATCCCAATTTTCAAGTCCGTTGCTACTAAATGTCCTTCAAATACATTTCCCATTTGTTTATTCCTCCTATAAATGAAGCATATGCCCTAATTTATCTTTTTTTGTTTTTAAATAGCGTTCATTTTCAGCAAAACCTGCTAACTGAAGCGGCACTCGCTCTACAATCGTCAGATCGTAACCTTGCAAGCCTGCAATTTTCCGCGGATTATTAGTTAGTAACTTTAATTGCTTAACGCCTAAATCCTTTAAAATTTGTGCTCCCACGCCATAATCTCTCAAATCAGCTGGAAACCCTAGTTTTTCGTTTGCTTCAACGGTATCAAACCCTTTTTCTTGCAGTTCATAAGCTTTTAGTTTATTAATTAGTCCAATACCACGCCCCTCTTGTCTCATGTACAAAAGAATGCCTTTTCCTGCCTCTTCAATTTGTTTAAGAGCCGCGTGAAGCTGCGGACCGCAGTCACAACGCTTTGAACCAAAGACATCCCCTGTTAAACATTCTGAATGGACACGTACTAACACCGGTTCTTCGTTCGAAATATCGCCTTTTACAAGCGCAATGCTTTCTTTATTATCTAACGTGTTTGTATAAGCAACTGCTCGAAAGGTTCCAAATTCAGTCGGTAAAGCAAGATCTGCTTCTCGCTGAATGACCGACTCTTGTTTACCTCGATACGCAATTAAATCTTTAATCGTTACGAGTGGAAGTTTATGTTCTCGAGCAATGTCTTTAAGCTGAGGAACACGTGCCATTGTGCCATCTTCATTCATAATTTCACAAATGACTCCAACTGGCTCAGAACCGCTTAACCTTGCAAAATCAACTGCCGCTTCCGTGTGTCCTGCTCGTCTTAAGACACCTCCGTCTTTTGCAACAAGCGGAAAGATGTGACCAGGTCGTTTAAAATGAGCAGCTGTGGCTTCTCGATTGACAAGAGCTTGTACCGTATACGCACGCTCTTGTGCAGAAATCCCTGTCGTTGTTGTTACATGATCAATGCTGACAGTAAAAGCAGTGCCATGAGAGTCTGTATTTTGGCTGACCATTTGTTCTAATTGCAGACGCTGTGCTTTTTCTTTTGAGATTGGCGTGCAAATGAGTCCACGCCCGTACGTTGCCATAAAATTTATTGTTTCAGCAGTGGTATATTCCCCAAGAGCAACAAAGTCACCTTCATTTTCACGATCCTCGTCATCACAGACGATAATAATACCGCCTGCTTTTAACGTCTCAATCGCCTCTTCAATTTTATGAAACATGGACATTTTCCTCCCTACATATACCCATTATGTTGTAGCAGTTCAGCTAGATTTTGCTTCGGAGCAGATTCGTCAGATACAGTCAATAATCGCTCAACATATTTTCCAATCAAATCACATTCAATATTCACTTCACTGCCAATTGCTAACGTCCCCATAATAGTTTCATCAAGTGTGTGAGGAATAATGGAAATCGTAAAATGACTGTCTTTCATACCAAATACCGTTAAGCTCGTTCCATCAACTGCAACTGAACCTTTTTGAACGATGTATTTTAAAATGCTTTTCGGTGCTTGAATATCAAAGTAAACTGCGTTATCCACTTGTTTCCGATGAACAACGGTTCCTTTCCCATCAATATGCCCAGAAACGATGTGACCTCCAAACCGTGATAGTGGCGACATGGCACGCTCTAGATTAACCGTTGCCGCTATACGTAATTGACTTAACGTCGTCGCTTGAAACGTCTCTGGCATAACGTCAACCGAAAATGTCTGATCAGTGAATGCTGTTACGGTAAGACATACGCCATTTACAGCAATACTATCTCCGAGGGATACATCTTCAAGAACCTTCAACCCTCTAATACTCAATTTCATTCCCTGATCTTGCTTGTTTATTTCTGTAATGGTTCCTTTTTCTTCAATAATACCGGTAAACATCCAACCCCTCCTCCAATACAAAAAACCCCCAAAGGCTACACTTCGGGGGTTCACTAAATAAAACGGCACTATTTGCCTAGGAATAAAGAAAATTCCATACACAAATAAACGTCGATTCGACTGTATTCGTTAAACTTCTCCCATCCAGACTTTCACTGTCGGCTCTGGAGTTGCACCAGATCCACCGTATAAAAATACGGGTCACGGACTAAAAGGCTAAGCCTTATCACCGCCGGTAGGGAATTTCACCCTGCCCCGAAGTTAAAATATGAAGTTGTTTTTATTCCTATCATGCACTCTAATCGCTTAAACGTTGACATAAGGTTCATTTAAGCATGTTTTTTTAATCATGTCATTACAGTTACTTATTAAATCAAACTGGGAGATAGGCTATTACTCTCAGAAATCAATCAGCTTCCCTGCCAAAAAATCTGCCCATCTCTGACTCGTTTTGATCATAGCATCGGTAAAATAAAAATGCAAGGCATATGACGCTTCCATCGGTTCCATTTGCAAAAAATGGTTTATTCGTTCGATTTCGTTGCTTTTCTTATTCAGATAGGTCAAAATAAGAGAGTAAACGATTTCATTCATGTGGGGTGGATAGATAAAAATGACTGAACAGATCATGTTTTCAAAAAAGAAAAACGGAGTTGGGATTGCGACACTCTCTAGAGAAAAAGCACTACATTCGCTAACATTTGACATGATTTCAGCGCTCTATGCACAACTGAAGCAGTGGGAATCAGATGCCAGCGTACGTGTCATTCTTCTAGAAAGCACAGGTACAAAAGCTTTTTGTGCTGGTGGTGACATTAAAGCCCTCTATCAAGCAAAGAACAATAAACAAGCATTAGATCAAGCGACAGCCTTTTTTAACCTTGAATATGAACTGGATCTCTACGTAGCGAACTACCCTAAACCTATTGTTGTCCTTATGGATGGCATTGTAATGGGAGGCGGTGTTGGCTTGTCTTATGGAGCAAGTCACCGTATTGTAACAGAGCGCACAAAATGGGCAATGCCTGAAGTCAATATTAGCTTCTTTCCTGATGTTGGTGCTTGTTACTTTCTTAGCCAAACACCAGATTATACTGGACGATATGCTGCACTAACAGGGTCTGTGTTAACTGCTTCTGACGCTATTTCAATTGGTTGTGCAGACTATTATATAGAAAGTGATACATTAGAAACGTGTAAACAAGAACTCGTAGCCCATCACTGGGACGACTACGACGAAGTCACTTCACAAAGCGTGCATTTATTTTTGCAATCGTTTATTAAAGAGCCAACACAAAGTGAGCTTATGATGAATAAGGATAACATTCACAAACATTTTTCTTTTAAAACCATTGAAGAGATTTTAACATCGCTCCATCATGATTCTAGTCGCTTCGCTCAAGATACGTACACATTATTAAATAGTAAATCACCGTTGTCGTTAAAAATAACGCTTGCGCATTTGAAGCAATCAAAAGCGTCTTCACTTGAGGAAACGTTTGAAACCGACAAAACCCTTGCGAAACATTTTCTTCAGTGTGACGATTTCTATGAAGGGGTTTATTCAGTCTTAATTGACAAATCCCATAAACCGGTTTATTCATACGAGTCTGTCGCTGAAGTCCCTGATGAGCTTGCACTCTCTTTCTTCCGCGAACATTAAAAAACAGGATGGAGATCCCCATCCTGTTTTCTTACTGCTAGCCTTCAAAATACTCTTTATAGAAACCAGCCATTTTGCCAGTATTGTCAATGACAAAATAAAACTCATCGGTTTCGTTTTTTAATTCATACTGCTTTCCAACTGTTAATACTTCATTTACAACATATTTCTTTGCATCTGTATGAACACAAGTCAACATCCGAAGTGTCGGTGTTTCAGTCCACTGCTGGTGTATCATGACTTCATTCCTCCTCTACCTCGTTTATTGTACAAGAAAGAAGGCTAGCATGCTAGCCTTCTTTCCATTACCCTTCTAATAACAGTTGTTCTGGATCTTCAATCATATCTTTTACTTTTACTAAGAAACTAACTGCTTCTTTTCCATCAACAATTCGATGGTCGTATGAAAGCGCAAGATACATCATTGGGCGGTTTTCAAAACGCTCATTATCAATTGCTACCGGTCTCATTTGAATCTTGTGCATACCTAAAATCCCAACTTGAGGAGCATTTAAAATTGGCGTTGACCAAAGTGATCCAAAGACACCACCGTTTGTAATCGTAAATGTACCACCCTGCATATCGTTTAGCTGCAGTTTATTATCACGAGCTTTCTTACCTAAATCACCAATGCCACGCTCAATTCCTGCAAAACCTAATCGATCTGCATCTCTTAATACTGGAACGACTAATCCTGTATCAGTTGAAACGGCAATCCCGATATCATAGTATTTTTTAATAAGGAGCTCATCTCCTTG from Shouchella hunanensis includes these protein-coding regions:
- a CDS encoding DUF421 domain-containing protein codes for the protein MQSYISLTTELIVGFFALLVLSKVLGKNQITQLTPFDFISALVIGELLGNAIYDDDIHLMYVLYAIFIWGSLIYSIEMITQKFRFTRGLLEGSPSIIIAKGRIQFDELRKNKLDLNQLQHLLREKGVFSIREVQYGILETNGTVNIQLKHAFRSPSNQDMAVEGVDQSLPVPLIMDGEIIYEGLKKIKKTEGWLHEQIHKRGFPSHKMIFYAEWLDDQPLFMQNYTP
- a CDS encoding phasin family protein; the encoded protein is MAMRDVLNNVYSLGVGAASASKEQIERTVNELVQRGEVKRSESNQLVDDLMEKGKKAQKEVESMITERVKQYLVSMDIPTQAEVDALKARVAILEKTLAQQDQAQSNDD
- a CDS encoding ABC1 kinase family protein, whose product is MLKKRMRYLSRYQDIITALYHYGFGQIVRDMGLLERRKPKRSKKKKDTDLSVAKRIRLLLEELGPTFIKLGQLASTRADLFPQHVLNELEALQDNVPSFPYEEAKEILEQELDTPIEQLFRSFNKEPLAAASIGQVHEAELPTGESVVVKIRRPHIQRIIETDLAILEDLLLLAEERVTWVKKFRLIDLFHEFASALKEEINYKNEAQNAERLKRQSKNQPNMYFPVIYSAYSSMKVLTMSKVEGTKITEATYEKGYDQELVAERFATGMFEQIFAHGFFHGDPHPGNIFVTKNNDIILIDFGMVGRLSDEMRHSLALLVQGLKSRHTDRVMKALFAMDIVHEGVDQARLHDDLDYLRLKYYDVPMAEISIGEAVQDLFTVANQHDCLIPPDLTMLGKALLAVESIVSHIAPSIAIIDIVEPFGRMLIKERYDPRRFARKMQKESQDSLETIRLLPKDLSQTLKEIRDGKLKVSISIGEIKDLIKKVDRISNKLAFSVVLLSFSIIMTGVIIGGSLTAEPTILLQIPAIEVGLTITSLMFLWIIWAIFRSGRF
- the cls gene encoding cardiolipin synthase, whose amino-acid sequence is MVIEFAMPTYLFAALLVVNILFAVILIFIERKDAQATWAWLLILFFIPLAGFIIYILLGQTLTRRKIFQWEGIKKVGLDHLIEQQKKDVLDANFRFRSNTVDENRDLIYMHLMNNDAILTKENHIDIFTDGEKKFNQLLTDIRNAKTFIHIQYYIFRYDGIGKEIIDALTEKAKEGVRVRLLYDDLGSRSMRKKYLKAFREAGGEVGVFFPSKFTIVNLRLNFRNHRKLVNIDGVCGYVGGFNVGDEYLGKKKKFGYWRDTHLRIEGPALAAIQTRFILDWNQAAKEYHISYHSRYFPDIPPNGKSAMQIVSSGPDSEFEQIKNGYLKMIMDAKKSIIIQTPYFIPDKTLLDALQVAAQTGIEVKIMIPNKPDHMFVYWATTSHIGEMLKVGAKIYIYENGFIHNKVLVVDERVSSVGTANIDQRSFKLNFEVNAFIYDSSIARQLIHDFAEDVKVSTLVTTELYEARGKRVRFKESISRLLSPIL
- a CDS encoding superoxide dismutase, with amino-acid sequence METHLQAVRQWCDHLEHLWGEQQQELVNRTNQELLEQFYHARAQLHEAIAGNDPYVDQVAAVVYEVWQKMNDQRSVTPRLRSGNHVLPPLPYPYNGLEPYIDEETMRLHHQIHHKSYVDGLNKAELELVKARDNDQYELIKHWERELAFNGAGHYLHTLFWEVMMPNGGGKPAGALLEAIKASFGSFEKMQKHFTAAAAKVEGSGWAMLVWTPRGQQLEILQAEKHQQLSQQDQIPLLVLDVWEHAYYLKHQNKREAYISDWWKVVNWKAVEERYRKATELKWKKA
- the scpB gene encoding SMC-Scp complex subunit ScpB, producing the protein MNAELLAKMEGLLFVVGDEGISLAELKSLIESEEEDILACLEQLKQDMKQSNRGIRLARLGNRYRLTTKVEHADLYKKLAASPIQGGLSRAALETLAIIAYKQPITRIEIDDIRGVKSDKAIQSLISKLLIEEQGRVSGTGRAILFGTTRYFLDHFNLESLEDLPSLAELDLTSDRVEEDTDLFFEQLHQFEEE
- a CDS encoding segregation/condensation protein A; amino-acid sequence: MTIYNVKTPLFEGPLDLLLHLISQAEVDIYDIPVATITDQYLDFIHTMQELELDIASEYLVMAATLLQIKSQMLLPKPEELFDESEQWLEEDPRDELVEQLIEYKTYKEAAKHLKDQEEVRHSLHTRKPEELDHFLTDEEERQLQIQNVTLVDMLGAFQKMLQRNAWNRPKTKVVHTEEQSVEQRIVELLDKLDETYGPTRFSDLVEPDDRSSMIVSFLAILELIKTSTIYCVQDQSFDEITIFLRDGDKHER
- a CDS encoding DUF309 domain-containing protein; the encoded protein is MYPPHYIAFLTYFHVDRDYFECHEVLELEWKKQADPERLSPWVILIQIAVALYHERRGNEKGARILYNRVENRLKERCFQLEDLGMNEKQVQQDMHERYHSVGQTAFTDYELPIQDPALITIIQQAKRAKKPSTLTYEQLVHKHRYPFDEKEKRKKPN
- a CDS encoding formate/nitrite transporter family protein; the protein is MYKETLNELITLALKKRALLAHSKLAFFLSAMLAGGYVAVAVVLVYIIGDPIVQSFPALTPLVMGFAFGIALLLVIYAGSDLFTGSVLYYTVSTLQKKTTLKDTFQNWLWTYGGNLVGALFIAWLVYMTGIFSGMTEGHYLLYVTEKKMTTDTLELFFRGIFCNWLVCLAIWTPMRLKNEMAKLFVVFMIIFAFFASGYEHSVANMGLFHLALLHNPGVEAISMSGYVANLVPVTLGNIVGGSVFVGMAYYYISRKSESTSELK